In Trachemys scripta elegans isolate TJP31775 chromosome 13, CAS_Tse_1.0, whole genome shotgun sequence, the sequence CTGGGCTGCCATGTGCCGGCAGGGAAGCCAGCCTTCACTCTGCCCCCCGGCGGgctagggccagggccagctccaggcacctgcctggcaagcaggcgcttggggcggccgctccggagaggggcggcacgtccagctattcggcggacggtccccactcccgctcggagcgaaggacctccctccgaattgccgccgcagatcgcgatcgcggctttatttattttttttttttttggctgcttggggcggccaaaaccccggagccggccctggctggggcgGAGCCCTGGGTCCTGCCTGGCTGCGTGGTGGGGTGAGGCTGAGCTCTGGGGCTGCGCGTGGGGACTGATCCCCTCTCCCCTCCgcaggtgatggtggtggtgaaaTACCTCTTCCAGTTCGGGTTCTTCCCCTGGAACAGCTACTCCTCACTGGTGCGGAACGATGCCAAGCCCTTCTTCCCGCCGCGCATCCTGGGCCTGGAGAAGACCGACCGCTACCTCAAGTTTGACCTTGTGCAGCTCATGGCTCTGTTCTTCCACcgctctctcctgctggtaagaGCTGGGGGACGTTGCGGCCGGTGCGTACGGCTTGTGGCTGAGCTGCCGTGGGGCCACTTGCCTGAGCTCTTGGGAGCCAGGCCTTGAGACTCACTGTCCCAGGCAGGGACATGGCCCTAGCACTGGGTCCATCAAGCTCCAGGAAGCATGGTAGCAGAGGTGGGGTGCTGGAATTTGGGGTGGCAGCCTTTCCCAAAGCTAGGGGTACACCCCTGGGGGTGTAGGTCCAGGTGGGGGCACAGATAGCCTCTGAGTGGCTCCCCGGCAGAGAAATCAGTCGCTCATGGTTCTGGCCATCTTCGAGCAGTGAGGCCAGTGTAACCAGTCCAGCACGTCTGCTTGAGGTCAGGGCGCTGGAGACAGTCGCTCGGAGGGGGGTGTCACCCCCCAGGTTTCAATAGGTGCCAGCGGTGGTACCTTAAGAGATTTGGGAAGGAAGCGGGAGGGTCAGGCTCTGCAGTGTGATGGGGGCATGTGGGGGCACAGTGCTAGCTGGGGAAGGTGTACATCCTGGTGCCCGGCCTCTGACAACACACAGGGGTCGCGGGGGTCTTGTTTCACTGGAGAGGGCTCAGCTTCCGAATCCTGGGAAGGGATAGCACAGCCGGACATGCCATGCCAAGCTTCAGGCCTGGCACCGCAGTGCCCTGATCCCGACCCccagtcccccatccccagccggCTGGCACtgaccctggctgcccccttccctgcagtGTTACGGCCTGTGGGATCACAAGGAGGATGCCTTCGCCAAGTGGAAGCGCGAGGCCGAGCGGGCGGAGGAGGAGAAGCGCGAGGCCGAGCGGGCGGAGGAGGAGAAGCGCAAGGCAGCAGAGCCGACGGAGGAAGAGAAGCGCGAGGCCGAAccggtggaggaggagaagcgcgAGGCAGCAGAGCCGGCAGTGGAGCCGCCACCCGTGCTGGACAGGGGGGACGGTGCGGAGCCCCCAGCAGCGAATGGGGCAGAGGCAGAGGTGGTGGCAGCAGGactggagctgcaggagaagggggccggggagggggagaaggggagccaTCTGCGCTTCcggaagaagaagaaggagaagaggaggtggACCAAGAAGTGGAAGGCAGTAGCAACAGTGGCAGGTACATGGGCGGGGAGGGCCTGGGGGTGCGAGCACATTCCCTACTGGGGGGCGCTAAGGACCCTGGCAGGGTCGCTGGGCCATTCTGCTGGGATCTCCCTTAGAAACCCTGGCACTGTGGGGACCCGCTGCCAGAGCGGGCTGGGGGGTGCCCGTCTGTGCCACTCTGGGGCCGTGCAGAGCAGGGTGCTCTCCCGCCCCACCCATCCAAGAGGCAGAAGCCCACGTGCTCGCTGCCCTCAGCCCAGCAGGGCCGGGCATGCTGGGGGCTAACCCTTGATTTCTGAacggcagaggaggaggaggaggagaaggagaaggaagagaagaagcAGAGCCCAGCCCGGGAGAAGCTGAAGGCTGCTGGGCTCAGAGTCAAGCTCTTCCTTCTAGCTGTGTAAGTGACCCCAACCCTCAGCCTGGAGGGACAGCCTCTGAGCCCGCCACCACCGCACACCCTgactccccccccgcccactgtCCCTGCCACCCCCCATCCCCTCGATTTGtcaggtgtgggaggggaagagatgtcCACTTCTATGAACCAAACATTTGATTTGCTTGATGGCTGCTGGCGGGCCCCTGGCTGCCTGGCGGGAcccagggggtggggccctgcccctcagctGCCTGGGGGGGACCCGGGgggtggggccctgcccctcagctGCCTGGGGGGGAAACCCGGGGGGGGGGCCCTGGCTGAGCAGCCCAACCGGTCTGAGTTCCTCGCCTACTTTCAGGGCACAGAACATGTACCAGCCACTGAGGGGCTTCTTCTGCGCCATCCTGCACACCAAGTATCAGGCTGCTACTGATGTCTACGCCCTCATGTTCCTGGCAGACGTGGTcgacttcatcatcatcatcttcggCTTCTGGGCCTTTGGGGTAAGCcgggccccagggctgggctggccacgCCCCCGGGGACCTGCAGCGCCCACTGCTCCAGGCCAGACACCCGCCTCGCTAACCTGCTCCAGCCTCCCTgcggggctggagcccgggctccccAGCCGGGCCCACGGCTAAGCATTCTGCCCTGTAATGGCCCATCTCCCTGGCTTCCCCCAGAAACACTCGGCTGCTGCCGACATCACCTCCTCGCTGTCGGACGACCAGGTGCCAGAGGCCTTCCTGGTCATGCTGCTCATCCAGTTCTCCACCATGGTCATCGACCGAGCCCTCTACCTCCGCAAGACCGTGCTGGGCAAGCTCATCTTCCAGGTCATCCTGGTCTTCGGCATCCACCTCTGGATGTTCTTCATCCTGCCAGCGGTCACCGAAAGGTAGTGCGGCCTCGGGGAGGTGGGGCAGCCATCGTTCGGTCCGGAAGACGAGGGCACTGCACAGCGCTCTGCTCCCGGAGTATCCCAGCCCAGACCCTCACAGTTCCAGAGGGGAGCGTGGCCCTGTGGTCAAAGTGCAGGTTCTAGGGAGTCAGgaagcctgggttctattcccatcttgCCTTTGGTTTCTTTGGGCAGGTCATTCCCTGGGGGAGTGTCGCTAGATGGGTCAGCGTCTGCAGACAGGACGTACGCGCTCAGTGCGAATTATTCATTACACAGCCCCTTAATGCGCAGGCTGCGCGGGGTCTGGCCCGGCCAGGCGGGAGCTGAGAACCGTCGTGATGCACAAATTGCCCTGACACCTGCCGGCCTCCTCGTCTCACTGACGTCTCTCCCTCCGGCTCTGCCCCTACAGGATGTTCAGCCTGAACACAGTAGCCCAGCTGTGGTACTTCGTGAAGTGCATCTATTTCGCTCTGTCGGCCTATCAGATCCGCTGCGGCTACCCGACTCGCATCCTGGGCAACTTCCTGACCAAGAAATACAACCACCTCAACCTCTTCCTCTTCCAAGGGTAATGGGGACCTGCCCTTTGATCTCAGCGGGGGtgggctccaccccagccctcctGCCTCTGAGCCTCGTTCCCTAGGAGCGTGTGCAGAGACTGTAGAGCACCAACGCCAGGGATAGGAGTGAAGAAGGATCCTGTATCCAAGGGGTGCTTCCCAGGACCCTGGGGGAGGTAGAATGGGATGGCCCAGCTTGGCAtgtggccaggaccccagggctgcccgTGAGCAGGAGATCCTGGGGAGAGGCACCCAGGGTGGACAGAGGGCAGctggttccccccagggtgcagcCAATGACCACTCACTTTCCCCTCGCCCACGGCAGGTTTCGCCTGGTGCCCTTCCTGGTGGAGCTGCGTGCCGTGATGGACTGGGTCTGGACCGACACCACCCTGTCCCTCTCCAACTGGATGTGCGTGGAGGACATCTACGCCAACATCTTCATCATCAAGTGCAGCCGGGAGACTGAGAAGGTAGGGCTCCCCGTCCCTGCTGCCTTCTCACCACCCTGCGCCATGCCGTGCTGGAAACAGAGAACTGGCACCACCcgccttttgggaaaggaggaacctaggcaggaaggatgggctcctcCTAAACCCAAGTGGAGCCAGACTGCTGGCCTGTCTAGCTACAAAGGTCGGAGAGGATTTTCTAACCTAagccgacaggtgtggaggagcacacgGTTCAGGCAGACACATCCCATAGGGGTGAAATCATTGAAGGGGGAACTCTGTATCCTGGGAAATAGGACAGGAAGGAAGCGGGTAACGACCAGGGaggagctagtgaggaacagtcaaaCGTCCAAGAGTCTCATTGAAATCTAAGACAGGAAGGCAAGCAGCTGACTAGTGACACAACGTACAAGTGCTTCTCTACAAATCCAGGCAGGCTAAATACTAAGCAGGGTGATCTAGAACGGCCGGCGTGAAATGAGGCTATTGATCGAATAGGAAGGCCGGACACCTGGTGGAACGGTGATAATCAATGGGGCGCAATAATAGCTGAATGACAGAGTAGATCGCCCTAGTGGGGGAGGGGCGCTGTGTGGGAAAACAGAGTCAATatggtaaaaatcttaaatgaatcaaagaGTCCCTTAGGATCTCCGAGGCGAGGAATTCCAGGCCGGCATGCTCAGAGCAGAGCCACGGGAAGGTACTGCCGACCACCTGGCCAGGATGGCGATGGGGATGGTGACATGCGCAGGGAGATTTGAGAGGCTACgaaaacagaaaacccagtgaTCCTGGGGGTTTTCAACTCTCCCCGTATTGACTGGGACCGTGTCACCGCATGTTACGGACCAAGCCATGCACCCTGGAAAAATAATCCTAACGGTACATAAATGAGCTGTTACCGCttcagaaagagatcttggcgtcactgtggctagttctctgaacacatccgctcagtgtgcagcggcagacaAACCAGCTATGTCAggactggaaaaggtacagagaagggcaacgaaaatgaggAGGGGTCTGGagcagcttccatgtgaggagagattaaaaagactggggctgttcatcttggaaaagagacgactggggGGGATGACAGGTCTATACATTCATGACTGGTGCGGAGACAGTAAATCAGgacgtgttatttacccctttacataacacaagtaccaggggtcacccaacgaaattaataggcagcaggtttaaaacaaacaaaagaacgtatttcttcacccaatgcacaggtaacctgtggaactccttgccaggggatgttgtgaaggccaagactataacagggcataaaaaaaaaaagaactagataagcttatgtaggataggtccatcgatggctattagccaagacggtcAGAGATCCCACGCTCTGGGTGTCCTGGGGcgtctatttgccagaagctgggagtggacgacaggggatcacttgataaattgccctgttctgttcattccctctgaaacagctggcactggccactgttggaagacaggatactgggctagatggacctttggtctgacccagtctggccgttcttatgcccAGGCCTGGGGACTTGAAGCTGAAAGGGTAATAgggagagggtggggtggagaacatgagggggcagggcagggtgggtaAGCTGGGTAAGGCGGGGGGCTGGGTGGTGTAGCAGGCTCTTTCTGAGTTCCAGGACAAGTGAAAGGAGTTTGAGGATCTCAGCTCAGTCCCTGGCATTTCTTCAGCCACAGAATGTGGCTACATCTGATTCAGCGGGTGGGCCCTGCTTGGCGGAGTCGACTGGCAGAACAGGAGGCTGTGGGTTGGGGCTTGGGCATCAGCTGAGCTGCGTTGCAAGGAGCCCAGGGTAGAATaacggggggctgggagctgggattgaggggtatccacaggggtgtgtggggagaccATGCACTCCGCAGTCACTCAGGTTTTAACTGAGCGTGATCCTCGTCCCTCCCCCATATTCCTCCTCGGCCTCCCCCAGGGTGGGAAAGGCCTTGAGATGAGCCGTTAGCACAGCCGGGGCGCCAGAGGGGGTCTGTCccttcccaggctgggaagcCCCACTGGCCCCGAGCTgagcccaccccctccccgcagaAATACCCCCAGCCCAAGGgccaaaagaagaagaagattgTCAAGTACGGCATGGGCGGCCttatcatcctcttcctcatctgcatCATCTGGTTCCCGCTGCTCTTCATGTCGCTGGTGCGCTCCGTGGTGGGCGTGGTCAACCACCCCATTGACGTCACCGTCACCCTCCAGCTGGGGGGCTACGAGGTAAtggccaggccaggccctggGCGTCCCAGACCCCCATGGCTCTGATCACCACCAGGGCGGTGCCGGGGCCCTGTTCAGCCCTGGCTGCCCAATGGCCCAGATACTGGGTggtgagagggaggggggctgggaaccTTTCTGGGTTTGGGCTCAGACTCCCCCTTGGGGGGATAGGGAGTGAAGGCCGCTGGCTGGGGATGCCTGGCCTGCGCGTGGCTTGGCCGCCCTGTGCTCCCCTATCCACAgagggggcaggcaggctggTCTAGAACCCGAGTAAGGGCCCGGACTCTTGGGTTCCCTGGCtgtgcctgcctccctccctctgggCACGCAGGGTCCGCAGGATGCTTTGAGACCCTCGGCCGGATGGGGCTGCAGCTCCTGTTGCCCCGACCTCCCGCTCAGCCTTGCCCCGGGGGTTCCCAACGGGTGCAGTGCAGCGGGGGAGGCTGGTTCTGCTGTCTGGCTGCCCTGGGGGGTGCCAGTGCTGGGGCTGTCCCCGCCTCACCCTGGCTCCCCTTCCCCGCTGCCTCGCAGCCGCTCTTCACCATGAGCGCCCAGCAGCAGTCCATCCAGCCCTTCACACCCCAGGACTACGAGGAGCTCACCAAGAAGTTTGAAAGGCAGCCGGTAAGGGCCCCCCccaggtgtggggggaagggtcgGGCGGAGCCacagtgtgggggtgaggggtgcaggaggaggggcagatCCTGGCTCCCAGGAGGTGTGCTGGGGGGAGGTTGGAAGAGGGGATGAGTGTGGGGGGCTGTGGAAGGGCTGGTGGTGCTCACGCTCACCCATCCTCTCCCACGGAGGGGCAATGCCGGGAGGTACCCATGGGCGTGGGCTGGACCAAGCGGGGCTGCTGCCAGTGCTGGCTTCCCATGCTCTGCTCCTACTGCCCGACCAGAGCCTGCCCCATTTGCACCCAGCGGGAGTTGCACCCACGCCTGCCTGTCCCTAATGTGTGCAAAGGCAACGACGGCGCCAGCCCAGGGGCCTGTTCCTCTGCGCCCAGGGGCCTGttcgcctgggggggggggggggctgccccgccctgatggtctctccccacccccggggtCAGTGATGTGTGGGGGCCGTGGCTGGGGCGGGGTCCCTGCCCCGCACTCCAGCCCTGAcggtctctccccgcccccagtgtcACTGATGGGCGGGGGccgtggctggggcagggctctcTGGGGCGGGGGCCCTGCCCCGCACTCCTGCCCTGACGTCTCCCGTGCTGGCAGGTGGCCATGCAGTTCATCACGCTATACGGCTACGAGGACATCGTGAGGGCGCAGATCGAGGGCAGCTCGGGCTCGCTCTGGAGCATCAGCCCCCCCAGCCGCGAGCAGATGCGGGGGGAGCTGCTGAAAGGCTTGTCGGACATCACGCTGCGGCTCACCTGGACCTTCCAGAGGTACCGGCCAGGACGGGGCGGGGGGCCCTGCCACCCCCAGGGCCAGCGCCCTGCTCCAAGCTCACCttgcctcccctctctctcctggcAGGGACCTGGGCAAGGGTGGCACCGTGGAGCACACCTTCGACAAGCACACCACCGACTTGCAGCCGGGCACCCCCATCCGCACCGAGCTCGCCGACCTGCTGCAGGGAACCAGGAACACCGCCGTGTGAGTGCGGGCACCGCGCCACCCCAGGGACAGACcggggggagcagaggaggggctggaagccTCCAATTATACCCCTCCCGCCCTGCGACGAAGCATCGGCTGCCTGGTGGCAGGGGTGCCAGGCTCCCAGGGTGTCACACGGCCACCCAGCAGCGGTGTCGGTGCAATGGAGTGCCGGGGCCATTGGGGCCCCACCTCACCGGGCTCGGGGGAGGAATAGCTTCTccctgcagggctctggggagaGCACAACAGGAGTGGGGGGTTGGCCCTGGGCCCGACAGGGCCAGCAGAAGGATGGGGATAATGGGGGGCAGGTCAGTCAGCTACAGGGCTGCAAGTGGAGTGACTAGGGTGGGATGGAGTCACGGGTGACTCAGGTGAATACTATGAAAGGCAGGTTCTGGCTGGGTCCAGCGAGGCCTGGGGGCCCGTCCCCGAGCGCTGCACCGAGACCCATCCCCACAGCGCAGCTGGGAGGGAACCAGCCTGCGCCGTGCAGGGAGTAGGAAATGGCGCAGTGCGAGCCGTCTACAGCCCACCAGCCATCGCCCTGTGCCcagctcccccccagagcctggcTGTCCCAGGAGGAGCAGGAACATTCGGCatggctcccctcacccccctttGTGTTGCAGGAATgtcccccatctcttccccacgTACGTCCGCGCACCCAACGGCCCAGAGGCCAACCCCGtcaagcagctgctgccaggtgaGCGAGCCAGGCTCTGAGCCGTGgggtgccagggagcaggggctcagCCCCCCGTTTCTAGGGTGATGGGTGTCcccagtctctgtgctgctgGCAGCGCTGGGACCTCGGTTCCTTGGAGGGGGGCAGCCGAGGGGAAAACGGCCCCCTTTgcctctccagctgctgtgctgccaGGCAGAGGAACTGTGGGATGGGGTTGCCGGGGGCATGGCCCAGCAGGAGCCGCTTTGGGGGGTGGCTGGGCGAAGTGCCCGGGAAGCCAGCcgggtgggtgctgggggaggtgtcCCGCCTGGCTGGAGCGGGGGGCGagctcccagccctgaccccccctctctcacagaggaggaggagagctacCTGGGCGTGAAAGTGCAGCTGCACCGGGAGCGCGTGGGCGCCAACGACAGCTACCTGGAGTGGTGGGTGGTGCAGCTGAGCGAGTGCCAGCAGACCTGCAACATCCTGCCCATGGTGATCTTCAACGACAAGGTCAGCCCGCCCAGCCTGGGCTTCCTGGCCGGCTACGGGTGAGTGCCAGGGCCCCTCCCAAAACCAGCCCCCGTTGGCCATGCTGGAGGAAGGGCACCAGcctggggcagcccagggctctgcagtgtggggaggggagggatatcAGCCAGGGTGGTCCAGCTGCTCGTTGGTATGAGGGAGTGGAAGGATGCCAGCTGTTgtacggggggggagggagatgggcaggGTGCGCCCGTCTGCAGTATGAGGGGGGCATACTGCCCTGGGAAGCCCCTGGGCTCAGTGGGGCATTACTCCCTGCGGCCTGGAGGCCTTTCTGGGGGGACGCCCTGGCCTGTGTTCCCCTACCTGAGCCTGTCCCAACAGCCATGCTGGCAGCAGAGCTCGGGGCCTCTGCTCCTGACGCCCCCCATTCCTCACCCAAAGAGCACACGAGTGCGCTCGGGGCGACCTCCTGTCACTTGCCGGCTTCCCAACGGGAGGCCCAGGCGGCCCCATCCCTTGGAACCAggctggaggcagcagggccTGAGCCTGCTCTCACCACAGGGCCCAGCGGCTGCAGGGAAGGGCTCTGCCCCCAAcgcggtgctggggggcagggagaagggctgACCCCGCTGCCCTCGCCCCATTGCAGGATCATGGGCCTCTACGTGTCCATCGTGCTGGTGATCGGCAAGTTCGTGCGGGGCTTCTTCAGCGAGATCTCGCACTCCATCATGTTCGAGGAGCTGCCGTGTGTGGACCGTATCCTCAAGTTGTGCCAGGACATCTTCCTGGTGCGCGAGACGGGcgagctggagctggaggaggagctctacGCCAAGCTCATCTTCCTCTACCGCTCGCCCGAGACCATGATCAAGTGGACGCGGGAGAAGGAGTagcagggagctgctgcgggCCCCCTCCGCCCCCTGGACTGTCACAACCGAGGCCTtaacccagcccagccagagcgcCCCGGCGTGGGGGGCCGGGCCGAGTGCTCCAGGCGACCCGCCAGTCCCTTCCCCTGGCCGGCAGGGGGTCTGAGCTGTGCCCAGCGCCACCCGTGTGCAGAGGGGGCATCTTGGGCAGGCTGGACTTGtgctttttaaaaggaagttgaACTGCTTTACGAGTGAGTCCTGTAAAGGCAGCTGGGTGAAGACCCCCCTCCCGAGGAGTCACGCTCCCTCCCCATCAGCGGGGTGGGGACacgctcctgccccagccccacctcagtgCCTTCCAGCCCTACTGCTTCCTGGCTGTTAGCACCCCTGGGCGAAGGGGGGTGCATGCTGGAGCCCATTCAGCGGCTGTGCCTGCCTGTGAGGGAGATGGGCTCCCCCTCCTGCAGCGGGAGAATCCAAGCCAGCCGCCCGCAGTCGCTCCCAACTCCACTGCAGGCAAAGCCTGGCCCAGTTGCCCCCTTGGCCTGCTCCTGAATCTGGCTGCACTAACACTCCAGAGCAATACCTTcctcgcccccccctcccccccagcacagcactgGCCAGCACCCATGGGTGCAAGCAGAGGGTCCCACTagcctgacagcccccccggcgGTGCTGGGCTTGCCGCTcctcttgccctgcctgcagaggGCGTGGGACATGCTACTGCAGCCAAggcccagtgcagggagctcTGCTCGTCCCAGGACTGGTTCGCCCCCCCCAGGCACTCCAAGGGGGGAGGGCTGGGCTCGCTCCAGCTGgactgtagatttttttaaattcaaatggtTTATTTATACAGATCTCTAATAAAAGCCAAGCCACGGCCTGTTAGCGTGACTGACTGACTCCATCTTCTTGCCCCGGCGGGGCGCTCCACTGGGGGCTGGCGCAGTCCGAGGGCCCGACTCAGCCTGGCCTCACCCACTCGAGATCGGGGAGtcagcccagggccccaatcCAGCTGTGCGTCAGGGGATGCAAAATATCGTATTCCTCTTAGAAACAGTCATTAAAAGAAGGGGGGTTGGGAGgtgtctcctctcctccccgcccctgcaGGTAGCAGGCGCCTCCCAGGGGCAGGCAGTGAACAAGAGCTGGGCCCAGCACCTTGGAAACAAAGGCAGGcccactgccctgcagcagggcccCTGTGATCTCAAGCCCAGCCTGGACGGGGCTGGGCCCAGGCCCCATTTGCTCTCTGGCAGGCGCGCTGCTCCGGGGGCCCCTGACAGCCAGGGAAGCGTCGAGCTCGTTGGGAGCATGGTCCACCTGTCAGCTCTCACCCGGAGTCACAGCTTCATCTTCCAGCAAGAACTCCTGGATTTCCAGCTTCATCGCGGCCCTGGAAGACAACCATCATCTCAGCCCCCTGCCACGCCAGGTTGAGCTCCCGGCACAGGCCCGGTCCGAC encodes:
- the LOC117886397 gene encoding piezo-type mechanosensitive ion channel component 1-like isoform X1 — translated: MNSALIKWMYLPDFYMAPNSTNLISDFLLLLCASQQWQVFEAERTEEWLRAAGENTDQLELARGRPNPVPNFINCRSYLDMLKVVVFRYLFWFVLVVVFITGATRISIFGLGYLLACFYLLLFGTAMLRKPAKARLVLWDCLILYNVTVIISKNMLSLLSCVFVQQMQSNFCWVIQLFSLVCTVKGYYDPKEMGKDQDCSLPVEEAGIIWDSICFFFLLLQRRVFLSYYFLHVMMELQASALQASRGFALYEARTLKSMSSHRHAEEKSLAQLKRQMERIRAKQEKYHLGQRRSDSAEAPDEDQPEPSGEKDPSRQRKNWWRPWLDHAAVLHSGEYFLFESDSEEEEASLEEQKPAKQSAFQLAYQAWVTNTKSALKERQRQDREDAESPAGDGGDGDVCEADTPEEPEDQEEEDTERSNMVQRALNMVRFLWVLCQATVDGLTQWLHAFTKEHRDMSTVLWVERYVLTQKLCQGDEVHSGVLDDLYQPAPGDETGLQAAAAVDSHNSMASSGCEGGDLLSSGAEGTDDTISPLTTGYHSEEQITALSSQEEVERIQGSQELLVYPKHRTRTASELLSNRQKYFQELEESEQFYRAQNRFLKLLLALYHFVAAHSELLCYFIIILNNMVSASVISLCLPILVFLWAMLSIPRPSKRFWMTAIVFTEVMVVVKYLFQFGFFPWNSYSSLVRNDAKPFFPPRILGLEKTDRYLKFDLVQLMALFFHRSLLLCYGLWDHKEDAFAKWKREAERAEEEKREAERAEEEKRKAAEPTEEEKREAEPVEEEKREAAEPAVEPPPVLDRGDGAEPPAANGAEAEVVAAGLELQEKGAGEGEKGSHLRFRKKKKEKRRWTKKWKAVATVAEEEEEEKEKEEKKQSPAREKLKAAGLRVKLFLLAVAQNMYQPLRGFFCAILHTKYQAATDVYALMFLADVVDFIIIIFGFWAFGKHSAAADITSSLSDDQVPEAFLVMLLIQFSTMVIDRALYLRKTVLGKLIFQVILVFGIHLWMFFILPAVTERMFSLNTVAQLWYFVKCIYFALSAYQIRCGYPTRILGNFLTKKYNHLNLFLFQGFRLVPFLVELRAVMDWVWTDTTLSLSNWMCVEDIYANIFIIKCSRETEKKYPQPKGQKKKKIVKYGMGGLIILFLICIIWFPLLFMSLVRSVVGVVNHPIDVTVTLQLGGYEPLFTMSAQQQSIQPFTPQDYEELTKKFERQPVAMQFITLYGYEDIVRAQIEGSSGSLWSISPPSREQMRGELLKGLSDITLRLTWTFQRDLGKGGTVEHTFDKHTTDLQPGTPIRTELADLLQGTRNTAVNVPHLFPTYVRAPNGPEANPVKQLLPEEEESYLGVKVQLHRERVGANDSYLEWWVVQLSECQQTCNILPMVIFNDKVSPPSLGFLAGYGIMGLYVSIVLVIGKFVRGFFSEISHSIMFEELPCVDRILKLCQDIFLVRETGELELEEELYAKLIFLYRSPETMIKWTREKE
- the LOC117886397 gene encoding piezo-type mechanosensitive ion channel component 1-like isoform X2, giving the protein MNSALIKWMYLPDFYMAPNSTNLISDFLLLLCASQQWQVFEAERTEEWLRAAGENTDQLELARGRPNPVPNFINCRSYLDMLKVVVFRYLFWFVLVVVFITGATRISIFGLGYLLACFYLLLFGTAMLRKPAKARLVLWDCLILYNVTVIISKNMLSLLSCVFVQQMQSNFCWVIQLFSLVCTVKGYYDPKEMGKDQDCSLPVEEAGIIWDSICFFFLLLQRRVFLSYYFLHVMMELQASALQASRGFALYEARTLKSMSSHRHAEEKSLAQLKRQMERIRAKQEKYHLGQRRSDSAEAPDEDQPVLHSGEYFLFESDSEEEEASLEEQKPAKQSAFQLAYQAWVTNTKSALKERQRQDREDAESPAGDGGDGDVCEADTPEEPEDQEEEDTERSNMVQRALNMVRFLWVLCQATVDGLTQWLHAFTKEHRDMSTVLWVERYVLTQKLCQGDEVHSGVLDDLYQPAPGDETGLQAAAAVDSHNSMASSGCEGGDLLSSGAEGTDDTISPLTTGYHSEEQITALSSQEEVERIQGSQELLVYPKHRTRTASELLSNRQKYFQELEESEQFYRAQNRFLKLLLALYHFVAAHSELLCYFIIILNNMVSASVISLCLPILVFLWAMLSIPRPSKRFWMTAIVFTEVMVVVKYLFQFGFFPWNSYSSLVRNDAKPFFPPRILGLEKTDRYLKFDLVQLMALFFHRSLLLCYGLWDHKEDAFAKWKREAERAEEEKREAERAEEEKRKAAEPTEEEKREAEPVEEEKREAAEPAVEPPPVLDRGDGAEPPAANGAEAEVVAAGLELQEKGAGEGEKGSHLRFRKKKKEKRRWTKKWKAVATVAEEEEEEKEKEEKKQSPAREKLKAAGLRVKLFLLAVAQNMYQPLRGFFCAILHTKYQAATDVYALMFLADVVDFIIIIFGFWAFGKHSAAADITSSLSDDQVPEAFLVMLLIQFSTMVIDRALYLRKTVLGKLIFQVILVFGIHLWMFFILPAVTERMFSLNTVAQLWYFVKCIYFALSAYQIRCGYPTRILGNFLTKKYNHLNLFLFQGFRLVPFLVELRAVMDWVWTDTTLSLSNWMCVEDIYANIFIIKCSRETEKKYPQPKGQKKKKIVKYGMGGLIILFLICIIWFPLLFMSLVRSVVGVVNHPIDVTVTLQLGGYEPLFTMSAQQQSIQPFTPQDYEELTKKFERQPVAMQFITLYGYEDIVRAQIEGSSGSLWSISPPSREQMRGELLKGLSDITLRLTWTFQRDLGKGGTVEHTFDKHTTDLQPGTPIRTELADLLQGTRNTAVNVPHLFPTYVRAPNGPEANPVKQLLPEEEESYLGVKVQLHRERVGANDSYLEWWVVQLSECQQTCNILPMVIFNDKVSPPSLGFLAGYGIMGLYVSIVLVIGKFVRGFFSEISHSIMFEELPCVDRILKLCQDIFLVRETGELELEEELYAKLIFLYRSPETMIKWTREKE